Genomic DNA from Candidatus Koribacter versatilis Ellin345:
CGAATTTTATCGGCAGGAATGTCGAGACCGACGCCGATGGCGATCGCAGCCGTCGCGTTGCGCACGTTGTGCAGACCCGGTACACGCAGCAGAAACTCTCCGAGCGACTTGCCGCGATACTCCACTGAAAAACGATTGAGGAAACCGAGGAGCAATTGCTCCGAGTCGCAAGGCACGCAGCGAATCAGGAAGTCGGATCCTTCGGTCGTGCCATACGTGACGATGCGGCGGCGCACACGCGGCAGAATGGCGCGCAACGGCTCGTTATCGTTGCAGGCGACGACCATCCCATAGAACGGCACGCGGTCCATGAACTCGACGAAGGTGCGCTCCACGTCTTCCATGTCGTGGTAGGTGTCCATGTGCTCGCGGTCGATATTGGTGACCACGGCGTGGATGAACCAGAGCTTAAGGAAGGAGCGGTCGCTCTCGTCGGCTTCGGCAACGAGGTAATGCGACTTGCCGAGGCGGGCGTTGGAGCCCATGGCGTCGACGCGGCCGCCGACGATGACGGTGGGATCGAGTTCGCCGCCGGCAAGAACCGCGGCCACCATCGAGGTCGTTGTCGTCTTGCCATGCATGCCGGCGATGGCGATGCCGTACTTCAAGCGCATCAACTCGGCAAGCATCTCGGCACGCTGAATCACCGGGATGTGGTTCGCGTGCGCCTCGGCGACTTCGGGGTTCCTGGAATCAATGGCCGAACTGGTGACGACGACTTCCGCACCTTCGACATTCGAGGCGCGGTGGCCTTCGAAAACCTTGGCGCCCAATGATTCGAGGCGTTCGGTGACGGCGGAAGGCTTGAGATCGGAGCCGGAGACTTTGTATCCAAGGTTGAGCAGGACTTCGGCGATCCCGCTCATGCCGATGCCGCCGATGCCGACAAAATGAATGCGTTGGAGTTTCGCGAACAAGAAAATTCCTCGGGGAACTCATTGTTTTATCATGAGTGGGAAGGATTGCGCCGGGGTGGGAATGCTCCGCGGCGACAAACACTCAGCGGTTGACTTGGAGCGAAGGGTGCATCAAACTTATAGCGGATCGACGGTGTGCAAAAAACGCGCCGATCCGGTAAGTGCCTGCTATTTGAGCAGCAGGCGAGCCAGCATTACGCGACCAAGGGCAGCCACGAATCGCCAGTCCAGCACGATCGTGATCCGCACCTGGAGCGAGGGCCTGTGAAGGTCCATTGTGCCTCCTAAGCAATCCGGCCTACGCCGTTCTCAGCGGCGTAGGCCGAATGTCTGATGGTTGAGCCATCAGAATCCCGCGCCTGACCGCAATTTGTACTTGTTTAGTGAGGGAAGAATATCGGGAACAACTCGTATCGCTCTGTGAGGTAGCTCACAGGGCTTGGGTCGCCGCTAAACGCGCGCGGCCCGCTTCGTTTTACCTGCCACGCCCACAGCCATCGTAGCGATTTCGGCGGCGGCATTTGGATGCGAGAGCTTGCGCGCAGCGGCGGACATGCCCTCCAGCGATGTGGAATTCCCAAGCAATTCACAGACTTCGCTCACGAGGCGCTCGGCGTTGAGTTCCGATTGCGGGATCAACTTCGCGGCACCGGCATCGACGAGTGCTTCCGCGTTCTTGCGCTGGTGATCGTCGGCGGCGGTGGGCAGTGGAATGAAGATCGCGGGCTTGGCGGCGGCGGTGATTTCAGCGACGGTGCTCGCGCCGGAGCGGCAGATGACGAGATCGGCTTCGGCAAAGGCGCGGGGCATGTCGTCGATGAAGGGCGAGACTTCGGCGGCAACCAGCGGATCGAGATAAGCCCGCGCGACGGTTTCGTATTCCTTCTCGCCGGTCTGGTGCACGATGTGCAGCCCGGGAATGGCGGCGTAGAGCTGCGGCAAGGCTTCGACGATCGCGTTATTGATGGCGCGGGCGCCCTGGCTGCCCCCGAAGACCAACAGATTGCGGCGGCCGTCGGCTCTGCGCTGCGGCAGGTTGAAGAACGCCTGGCGCACGGGCACGCCGGTGACGGTGCACTGGCGGAAGTGCTTGCAGGTTTCCTGAAAATGCACTGCGGCGGCCGCGGCAAACGGCGCAACCAGACGATTGGCAAATCCCGGGTAGATGTTGGGCTCGAAAATGACCGTCGGGACGCGACACAATCGCGCGGCGAGCATCGCGGGGCCAGAAGCGTAGCCGCCCACGCCAATCATGACGTCGGGCTTGAACTCGCGGATGATCCGGCGGCTCTCGAGGATAGCTTTGGGCAGGTCGAACATCGTCTTGATTCGCGTGGAGAAGCTGACGCGGTTCAACGCTCCGACCTTCACAAGTTTGAGAGAGAAGCCGGCGGCAGGCACAAGGCGCGTTTCGATACCGCGCTGGGTACCAATGAAAATGACTTCGGCGCCGTGAACGTTCTTGAGTTCCTGCGCGATGGCGAGCGCAGGAATAACGTGTCCACCGGTGCCGCCACCTGCCAATATCGCCCGCATGTTATTCCGCTTGTTGTGTGATGTTCAAAAGCACGCCGACGCTGGCCAAAGTCATGAAAAGCGATGATCCGCCATACGAGACAAACGGCAGAGGAATGCCCTTAGTGGGGAGCAACCCGAGGACCACGCTCACATTGAAAAATGCCTGCACCACAACCATGGCAGTTATGCCCGTGGCGAGAAGGCGGCCGAAGGTGTCTTCCGTCATGACAGCGGCGCGAATGCCACGATAGAGGAAGATCGCAAACAGCAGCACGACGGTAACGGAGCCGACGAGCCCAAGCTCTTCCGAGGTCACGGCGAAGATGAAATCAGTGTGCGGTTCAGGAAGGTAGAAGAGCTTCTGCTTCCCTTCCATCAGGCCCTGGCCGGTAATGCCGCCGGTGGCAACGGCGATCAGCGACTGGATCATGTGGAAGCCGGTACCCAGCGGATCGGCATTGGGATCAAGGAAGGCGAGCATGCGCTTGCGACGGAACGCCACGCGGAAGAGCAGCCAATACATGGGCAAGATGGCAGCGAGGGCGGCGTAGCCGAAGTACTTCATTTCCATGCCGGCGACGAAGAGCATGGAACTCGCGATGGCGACGCATGCGATGCCGGTACCGAGATCAGGCTGCTTCACGATGATGCCGACGAGCATCAAGGTGACGATCGCGGCCGGCAGCAAGGTATGCTTCCAGTCAGTAATGGTCTTGATGCGCGGCTCGAGCCAGAACGCGAGAAAGAGGATGATCGCGGGCTTGGCGAGTTCCGATGGCTGGAACGACGCGGCGCCGAGGCGGATCCAGCGGTGCGCGCCGTGCGAGCGATCCACGAAAAAGACGGCGATGAGCAGCGCGAGCGTGATGCCGAGCAGGGTGTAAATCAGCGTCTGGTTCTTCCACTTGCGATAGTCGATGTTCATGCAGACGACCATCGCGCCAACGCCGGCCACGGCCCAGACCAATTGGCGCAGGAAGAAGGCGTAGGGCGAGCCGAACTTCTCGCCTGCCATAACGGCCGAGGCGCTGAAGACCATGATCAGCCCGATGAAAACGAGCAGCAGCGTGGAACCGAAGAGCCACTTGTCCACACTGACGCGCTTGGCCATCTACTTCTTCTCCTGCTCTGCCATCTTGCGGACGAGCTCTTTGAAGATGCGTCCGCGATGCTCGTAGCTCTGGAACTGGTCGAAGCTGGCGCAGGCAGGCGCGAGCAGGACAACGTCGCCCTTCACCGCTTTTTGCGACGCAAGCTTCACGGCGTTTTCGAGGGTCTCGGCGTGGACGACTTCCACACCTTTTACTTCGGCTTCGATCTTCGCTGCCGCTGCGCCGATGGTGTACACGGTCTTGGCGCGCTCGTGGAGGAGATCGTTGAGCACGGTGTAGGGGCTGCCTTTGTCTTTGCCGCCGAGGATGAGGTGCACACCCTTGCTGAAGGACTCGAGGGCCTTGATGGTCGCATCCACGTTGGTGGCTTTGGAGTCGTTGTAGTAGTCCACGCCCTTGACGGTGGCGGTGTATTCGAGGCGATGCTCGACGGCTTTGAACTGCGAGACAGCTTTGCGAATCTGCTCGGGCGCAACACTGGCGGCGACGCCTACACAAACTGCGGCGAGAACGTTCTCGACGTTGTGCGCGCCTTTGAGCAGCATGTCGGCAACCGGCATGATCTCGCGCTCGCCTTTGGGATCGCGGAAGTAGATCTTGTCTTCGCGGACGAAGGTGCCGTGCTTCACTTCGTGCTGCCGCGAGAACCAGAGCACCTGCGACTTCACGCGCTTGGCGATCTCAACGCACGGTTCGTTGTCGGCGTTGAGGATGGCGAAGTCGTGCTCGCGCTGATTTTCGAAAATGCGTTCCTTGGCGGCGGCGTACTTCTCGAAGGTCCCGTGGCGATCGAGGTGATCCGGCGTGATGTTGAGGATCGCCGCGATTTCCGGGCGGAAGCGCTCGATGGTCTCCAACTGGAAGCTGGAAATCTCGAGGACGCTCCAAGTGTCGTCATTGGCAAGTTGGGCAAAGCTTATGGCCGGCGTGCCGATGTTGCCGCCGACAAGCGTCTTCTTGCCGCCGGATTGCAGAATGTCGCCGCAGAGAGAGGTCGTGGTCGTCTTGCCGTTGGAGCCGGTGATGGCTATGACGTGACCGGGAACAAACTGGGCCGCGAGTTCGATCTCGCCGATGACGGGAATTCCCTGCTTGCGGGCCTGCTCGAGTTGCGGCTGATCGAACGGAACACCGGGGCTGATGACGATCAAGTCCTGGTCGCGGAAAGTACGCTCGCCGTGATGGCCGGTTTCGACCGTGATGCCTTTGTCGAGAAGGAGCGGAATTTCCTGGCGAAGCTGCGCTTCCGACTTCGAATCCGAAACAGTCACCTTCGCGCCTTGTGCCTGCAAGAACGTTGCCGACGCAATGCCCGACTTCCCTAACCCGACAACCAGTACGCGCTTCCCTCGAACGTCCATCAACTCTTCTCGACCGTCATTTTGCCACGCGGCGCGCGGCTTATCTCAGCTTTAATGTCGTGAGTGCAAACAGTGCAAACACCAGGGATGCAATCCAGAACCGCACGATGATCTTCGACTCCGACCAACCCAGCAGTTCGAAGTGATGATGGAGCGGCGCCATTTTGAAAATACGCTTCTTGCGGAGCTTGTAGGAGCCGACCTGGAGGATGACCGAGAGGGCCTCGAGCACGAAAACTCCGCCGATAAACGGCAACAAAAGCTCCTGCTTGATGATGACCGCCACGGTGCCGATGGCGCCGCCAAGCGCGAGCGAGCCAACGTCTCCCATGAAGACCTCGGCGGGATGCGCGTTATACCAGAGGAAGCCAATCGCGGAGCCGACCATGGCGCCGCAGAAGATGGAGAGTTCGCCGACTTCGGGCATGCGCGAGAGACCGAGGTAGTCGGCGAACTGGGCGTGGCCGCTGACGTAGG
This window encodes:
- the murC gene encoding UDP-N-acetylmuramate--L-alanine ligase, which produces MFAKLQRIHFVGIGGIGMSGIAEVLLNLGYKVSGSDLKPSAVTERLESLGAKVFEGHRASNVEGAEVVVTSSAIDSRNPEVAEAHANHIPVIQRAEMLAELMRLKYGIAIAGMHGKTTTTSMVAAVLAGGELDPTVIVGGRVDAMGSNARLGKSHYLVAEADESDRSFLKLWFIHAVVTNIDREHMDTYHDMEDVERTFVEFMDRVPFYGMVVACNDNEPLRAILPRVRRRIVTYGTTEGSDFLIRCVPCDSEQLLLGFLNRFSVEYRGKSLGEFLLRVPGLHNVRNATAAIAIGVGLDIPADKIRAALAEFRGVDRRFQLKGKANDISVIDDYGHHPTEIRATLAAAKQCGFRHIHVVFQPHRYTRTRDLMDEFASSFGDADSLYLLDIYPASEQPIEGVNTEALARRITEVSGRATFYAKSFQVAAIMAATAAEPGDMILTLGAGNVSQLGPQILERLSAKKVAAE
- the murG gene encoding undecaprenyldiphospho-muramoylpentapeptide beta-N-acetylglucosaminyltransferase, producing MRAILAGGGTGGHVIPALAIAQELKNVHGAEVIFIGTQRGIETRLVPAAGFSLKLVKVGALNRVSFSTRIKTMFDLPKAILESRRIIREFKPDVMIGVGGYASGPAMLAARLCRVPTVIFEPNIYPGFANRLVAPFAAAAAVHFQETCKHFRQCTVTGVPVRQAFFNLPQRRADGRRNLLVFGGSQGARAINNAIVEALPQLYAAIPGLHIVHQTGEKEYETVARAYLDPLVAAEVSPFIDDMPRAFAEADLVICRSGASTVAEITAAAKPAIFIPLPTAADDHQRKNAEALVDAGAAKLIPQSELNAERLVSEVCELLGNSTSLEGMSAAARKLSHPNAAAEIATMAVGVAGKTKRAARV
- the ftsW gene encoding putative lipid II flippase FtsW → MAKRVSVDKWLFGSTLLLVFIGLIMVFSASAVMAGEKFGSPYAFFLRQLVWAVAGVGAMVVCMNIDYRKWKNQTLIYTLLGITLALLIAVFFVDRSHGAHRWIRLGAASFQPSELAKPAIILFLAFWLEPRIKTITDWKHTLLPAAIVTLMLVGIIVKQPDLGTGIACVAIASSMLFVAGMEMKYFGYAALAAILPMYWLLFRVAFRRKRMLAFLDPNADPLGTGFHMIQSLIAVATGGITGQGLMEGKQKLFYLPEPHTDFIFAVTSEELGLVGSVTVVLLFAIFLYRGIRAAVMTEDTFGRLLATGITAMVVVQAFFNVSVVLGLLPTKGIPLPFVSYGGSSLFMTLASVGVLLNITQQAE
- the murD gene encoding UDP-N-acetylmuramoyl-L-alanine--D-glutamate ligase produces the protein MDVRGKRVLVVGLGKSGIASATFLQAQGAKVTVSDSKSEAQLRQEIPLLLDKGITVETGHHGERTFRDQDLIVISPGVPFDQPQLEQARKQGIPVIGEIELAAQFVPGHVIAITGSNGKTTTTSLCGDILQSGGKKTLVGGNIGTPAISFAQLANDDTWSVLEISSFQLETIERFRPEIAAILNITPDHLDRHGTFEKYAAAKERIFENQREHDFAILNADNEPCVEIAKRVKSQVLWFSRQHEVKHGTFVREDKIYFRDPKGEREIMPVADMLLKGAHNVENVLAAVCVGVAASVAPEQIRKAVSQFKAVEHRLEYTATVKGVDYYNDSKATNVDATIKALESFSKGVHLILGGKDKGSPYTVLNDLLHERAKTVYTIGAAAAKIEAEVKGVEVVHAETLENAVKLASQKAVKGDVVLLAPACASFDQFQSYEHRGRIFKELVRKMAEQEKK